Below is a genomic region from Candidatus Babeliales bacterium.
AAGGCCAACGACAAGCTTCAAAATATCCCGGAATACATAAAGCTATCGAACAAGAAGAAACAAAACTTAAACACCAAGAATTACAAAAACCATCAGTGTCATTTATATTTAGCACAGCTGCTTCAACTGCACTGATTTATACCGCAAGTACCATGATGGGAGAATTTGCTAAAATTGGTTTAAACATCGCCCTGCAAATCCTTGTACCACAAAAACAGTAAAAAACCTATGCATTATTCATTAATATCAAGTGTAAAATCTGCAAATAAGCCTTGTTGCGCTTTATAATTACCAACAAAAGCTATCATTGCTGCATTATCTGTGCAATAATCACGCGATGGATGGAAAAAAGGAATGGCATGCGCTACAGAAAATACACGTAGTCGTTCAACAATGTATTTGTTACATGCAACACCACCAACAAAAGTAATTGCTTTCACATAGGGATAGGCCTGCAAAGCAAGTCCAAGCTTTTGTTCAAAAATATCCGCAATACAAACAAGTAGAGAGCTCGCAACTTCTTTTTTAAATTGTTCATTCTCTCCTTGTAAAAATGTTTTAGTTGATAAACTATAAGCGTTTTTTTTAACTAAATCATATAAAACAGCAGTTTTCAATCCAGAAAAACTAAAATCTAATGTTTTATGCCTACTACGCGGATAATAATAGAAATCTTTAAAATCAACTTCCCGTGCCAGTCTTTCAATAACAGGTCCGCCCGGATACGGCAAGTTCATTAATTTTGCAATTTTATCAAAAGCTTCACCAGCAGCATCATCCTGCGTTTCTCCAAGCACCTGGTAATCACCAAAATTTTTTATAAGATATAATGATGTATGGCCTCCCGACGCGGTTAAGCACAAATAAGGGAACGGAATGTCATATTCTATACATGCTGAAAATGCATGCCCTTCCAAATGATTTATACCAATTAATTTTTTATTTTTTGACCACGCTAATGCTTTTGCAAAGCAAATACCTACAAGAAGTGAACCAGGAAGACCTGGTTTATTAGTAACTGCAACAACATCTATATCATCTAATGTTATCTGCGCCCTCTGAATTGCTTCATATACAATAGGACTTATTTTTTCTAATTGTGATCGTGAAGCAAGTTCTGGCACAACACCACCAAAATTTTTATGTAAATCTATTTGTGAATAAAGCGTACTAGAAATCAACCCTCGTTCACTATGATAAATGGCTGCCGCAGTTTCATCACAAGATGTTTCAATACCGAGTGTTACTATAGGCAATTTCATGGCCATTAAACTACTTGATCCATAATAAGAATTCGTTTTTTATCAGGAGCAACTTGCGTCTGGCGATGCATAGGTTTATGAAATATTCTTGAATCTAATGCAGTAAGCTCTAATTTAATCAGAGCTTCTTCAATTATTTCTTTTGCCTCTTCTCCTCCAATGATTGCATTATTAATAAATAATGTTGGTATCTCCACAGCAGAACCACCTTTAAAATCAGTTATCCATTCAGGATAACATTCAATAATGATCGCCCTATCAGGTATTTGTCTATTTTCAGGGAGTTTTTTTTCTGCTATAACCCAAATATTATTAATAAAATCAATACTATAATATACATAAGGAATATCTATATCTATTTTTAAATAATCCGGAGTATTTGGAATCTCAAGGCCATTTGGAAATTTTTTTGGTTGAGAATCAATTTTAGCATACATAATGAGTACGTCAAAATGAAATTGATCATTGGCCTTAGGAATTTCAAACGTTATTTTTGATGCATAGGTCTCATGAAGAGTAGTTTTTATTTCAGTTCCTGCGCAATTAATATTAATTGGCCTTAGTGTTGAATCTTTACTAAATTGAATGGTACCCATAAGTAATGATGGGGCAGCAAAAACAGAGGATCCGGTTGAAATAATAGAAAAAATGAGAGATACTATGTGATAGGATGTTGTTTTTATTTTCTTCATACTATACCTATTGATTTATTATTTATTAAAAATATGTCCTTATAATCATCATTAAGAATAACTAAAAGATTGCTTAATTTCAAATAATATGCACCTTTTCTCTCGTAATTTAAAGGGTTTTTTTATGATATTTACAAAACTTAAATTATTAGCGGAGCGATTAGTGGCTCAGGAACAATCTCCCCATAAACTTGCGTTAACATGTGCACTAGGGGTATTTGTTGGTATTTCGCCGCTAATTGGCTTACATACCATCATGACATTATTATTTGGCTGGATTTTTGCATTAAATATCCCCACTATTTTTGCCATTTCAGTGCTCATTAATAATCCTTGGACTATGGTACCTGTTTATTCTATTGATCACTTCTTTGGTAGATGGTTATTCTCAACACTAAATATAGATTATGTAAATTTGGATCCTACATGGATAGAATCATGCAATCTTTTTTTAAAAGAGCATACTGGCGTTACAGGATTATCATTATCAGCATTTTTGATCGGAGGCAATGTACTCGCTTTAGCTGTCAGCTGCATATTATACCCATGCATGAAACGCATGTTTACCATTTATTTATCACAAAAATTATTACCTACACGATAGTACTTGAATGAAATTAATAGCTCAAAATAAAAAAGCATATCATGATTACGATATATCAGAAAAAATTGAAGCTGGCATCGTATTAACTGGCGATGAAGTGAAATCACTACGCGCTGGGCAAGTTTCACTTATTGGCTCCTTTGCTGCAATTCGTAATGGTGAAATGACATTAGTCAATTGTCGTATTGCACCCTATGCAAAAGCTTATATTAAGGACGAAGAAGCTGCGATACGCAGTCGTATTCTTTTACTTCATAAACGTCAAATTTTACGTCTTTTGGGCGAAATTGCTCAAAAAGGTGTTACCGTAGTACCATTATCTATCTATTTTACTGATAAAAGTAAAATTAAATTAGAATTAGGTATTGCAAAACATAAGAAAGCACCTAGTAAGAAAAAAGAACTTAAAGAACGTGATATTAAGCGAGAAACTGATCGAGCCTTAAAAGCGAATAGATAATACTAAGTATTGACAATATACGCTCTATTGGTTACTATTTGAATAATAGATTTATGATCTTTGAAAAGTTTGGGGGCGTACTGGCTTCGACGTGTTGTTGATCGCTTTGAGGGCATGCCGAGCGTTGATTAAGTGCTCGTAAAACAATTAATCAAAAAACAATAAATGGCAATTCTAATGAATTCGCTATGGCTGCTCCTTCTGCTTACGCAGTAGCGTAGTCATCTTATTGAGTTAACGTGTCTATCAGTTAAATCAATACGTATAATAAAAAGATAGGACTATCGAGTAAGGTTGAACGGTTTAGTAGCTCGTAATAGTATCACAAGCAGTCTTATATAACAGGCTGTGTTTTTGAGGCATTATATAAAGTATAATCAAAAAATAAGCATGTAGTTCTTGGAGTTATTTGTAATGCGGACATGGGTTCGATTCCCATCGCCTCCACCATTTAAAAATGATCCTTTATTTTTAGAAGTTCGAAGAAGGATCACGCAGTTCAAAGCTGTAGCTTTTCGTCATTCTTCAGACTCACATTAGAAAAAATACACTTTAGAATATCTCTATTTTTCATCAAAAGCACTATCTACATCTCTTAAGTCAGCATCTGATTTAATAAAACCAAAATTCTACCACGATTTTCAAAAAAAAGAACTCGCTCTTCATTTTACTAGTTTTTTAAGTTCTATATTTACTTTTTATCTAAATCAAAGGTCTTCCAAAATCATCAGTGACACATTAAACACTACGCACACAATGCTATTTAAAATTATCAATTTTCTTTTTGTAAGGTTTATTAAAAAACTTTATTTATCACAGGACACACAGAAGTTAACTTAAAAATTATTTTATTCACAATATCCATCACCCCAAATGGTATTTTATTGTAACGATGCGCCACTTCAATGCATAGAGCAACAATGCTAACTGCACCAAAAAGAGTATGCAAAATGGACATTTTTTGTTCTGGTTGTTTTGAACCTTTTTTAGTGCACTTCTCAATTTCGTCTACATTTATAGGTGACTTTGGGATTGTAGATGGTGTATGTATTACTGGTGCATATTTATTTGTTTTTACTGAATTTATAGAGTCTATAGCATTCAGACAAAGAACCTCATCTACGTTTTGTAGCTTTTTAATAGTATATAAAATTCTAGAACCATCCTGACCAAGCGCAATTATTTTTGGCTGTTCCATATTTTTTAAAAAATTTTGAAGATTGGTTAATTCTTTACTATAATTTATTTGCATTAATGCCGTATCATTATTTTTTTGTAAATAATATTTATCATTGCAGACTACTATTGTACATTCATATTCATGATTTATTCGAAAACTTCCTTTTAATTGTAATCCATCATTTACTGTATCATAACTATAAGAAAATATTTCTCTACTGCTATTATCGTGCATAGATATTATTTTTAGCTTACCTTTATATCTACTATTATTTAATTGCTCATAAAAAGAATTATTATCTAAAACAAAAAAATTCAAACCTATGGATTCACCAGAAAAAGTAAAACCTAAAGGCCCTTCTTCACTATCGCTTTCAGAGTTATTAGGAGTATAATAATCTGATTTTACAAAATTATTTGTATTACTTATATTGTTTTCTTTCATAATTGACTTTTTATCACCAGAAGCACAATACTCATTAAAACTGTTAAATTGTTCGTGATAATTTTTATACAACTTGATTCGTTCACGAGAAACAATTCGACGCCTTGCCTCGGGAAAGTCCATTCCACTAAATTCATAGGTTATAACAAGAAATGCATATATAAATAATTTTATAAAAATTTGTTTTTTCATATCATTTTGTAACTGTAAAACTTAACTTCAAATGTCACTTTATTATTATATTATTATATTAATATAATATATCCTGATAAAAATTAATAATTTTTTTAATGATATTATGAGAATGATATTTTTGCGCAGTAGTGCATGCACCCTCTCTCAGCTGGTGATACAATGTCGGATTAGACAAAGTGTTTATGATTGTTATAGCTGCATGTTGTTCATCAGTAACAATAAAACCATTTACTCCATTAATAATAATATCTTGTTGCCCAGGACCATCGAGGGCTATTACTGGTAATCCTTGTGACATTGCCTCAGCCAAAACAATTCCTTGCGTATCTGTTTGTGAGGGGAAAATAAAAAAATCCGCGTTGCGATACAGAAGTAATAAATCATCAATAGGTGGTTTGTGGATAAAGCGTACACGATCTGGAGATAAACATACTATATCAAATGCATACTGTTTTATTTTTTTATAATCAATGCCATAGCCAACAAGAGTAAGATTAAATTCCTCTGGAAGCAGTTTAAAAACATCAAAAACAAAAGGTATATTTTTTTCTGGAACAAATCTACTAACAACTAAAAGTTCATATGGTTTTTTTGTATATAAAGAATCATTTACTTTATCCTGTGTAAAAAAAACGGAACGTAATGCACTCGGAATAACTATAATAGGAGTAGTTATGCGTTGCTCACTAAGAAATTTTTTAACAGCACTACTTGGTGCAATAATACCATCAACTAATTTGCAAAATCGCACAACTGTTAATTGTATCAGTGGTTTTATACATACTTTTGGTAGCGGTATATAATGTGCATATTGCTCATAAAGAGTATGATAGGTAAAAATACAGGGAATTCCATAACTTCGTGCAGCATGTAAGGCACTAACACCTAATAAAAAAGGATGATGCACATGTATAATATCGGGACAATATTTCTTACATAATTCTATGATAGCTCGCATTGGTCGCCATGGAATTGCCATATGATTTTTTTTATACATAAATTTAATGGGGCATGTAACACGAATAACATAATCTGGATCATTATGTTGATGAGTATCTAAAAAATCGAGCGTAATAATAAAAACTTCATGTCCTTGCGATCGCAATGCATCAGTAGTTGCAATAATTGAACTAATAACACCACCGGAATAAGGAGTATAACTGTTAGTTACAAAAAATATGCGCATGATATATATTTATGGAAAGTGTGTGATATTTAATTTATTCCAATCAGCTAAAAATTGTACCATCCCTTTATCAGTTAACTCATGCTTAACTGATTGTTCAAATACAGCAATTGGCACTGTTGCTATATCAGCACCCGCCACAATAACCTGTTCAAAATGGGTAACATCTCTAATTGATGCAGCGAGTAGTTGTGTTTCAAATCCGTACCAATCAAGCATATGACGCAATTGTTTAACCAATCCTAAACCATTTTCACCATGATCATCTAATCTACCAATAAATGGAGAAATATAATCTACTCCTAATTTTGCCATCATGAGTCCCTGTGCAAGAGAAAAAAGCAACGTAATATTAAGAGAAATTCCTTCTGCAACAAGTTTCTTAATAATATGATAATAACGTGCATGACAAGGAATTTTTACAACTATATTTTCTGATAATGCGGCAATTTTATGTGCCTGCATATATACATCTTCTGGTTCTGTTTCAACCACTTCAACGCTAATTACACCTAATGGCAGAAATTCACAAATGGCAAGAACTACTTTAGTAGGATCATTACCTTCCTTGCTTAAATGCGTAGGATTAGTGGTAACACCATCGATTAATCCAGTTTGAGCCCATTGCTGTATGAACTCAGTATTAGCAGTATCCAAAAATATTTTCATACAACCAAGAATATCCTTCCGTAATAAAAGTATCAAGAAAAATAAGATACTGTCAGAAGTGCTATATTAACAATATAAAGTGACGTACAGATCAAACAAAATGATCTAATTTTAAAATATAAAATATAAGCAAAGATAACTGAAACTATCACTCCTGCACATGATGTTATAAATAGCATAGTTTTTAATTGTAATATAGCCATTATAATAATTGCGCAATAATATAATGCTGAAGCCCAAATATTTGAAATACCTAACATGGCAGCATATGAACTCAACAATGGACGAGTACACGATATTTTATCAGAAATATCGCATGCAGCTTTGTAGTTGATATCTTGTTTAAGTTTACGCTCAACGAATATACCATATACAGAAATGACAAGCCCAATTATTCCAATAATTATTATCATAAAAATCAATCCTATTTTAAGTAATAATAATGATTATATATTAGATTGTACTATACATCAGAGTGAATGACTTTTTGCAACAAAATGTACTATAAAATTTATTATTTCAATTACTCTAGCATGGTATTAATTTTATCACGTGCCTTTTTTAATATTACAATATGTTGTTGTATATCATGCCACACATCACCAATTGTACTTATTCGATTTTTAACATTAGCAATCGTATATTTTTGCGAACTCATCCCTGAAGATAATAATTCTTGCCAGGTAACAGGCATAGCAACAGGAGCCTTTTCACGCGCACGTACTGCATAAGGCGCAACAACAGTAGAACCAAATCCATTACGCAACCAATCAATAAATACTCGATTGCCACGATCAGATTTATGAATATCTATTGTTACCAAATCTGGATAATATTGAGCAAGTAAAAATGCAACATTATACGCAAAATCACGCGTATCATCAAAGGTATGCACTCGCTTGAGGGGCACAACTATATGAGCTCCACGTGATCCTGTTAGCATACAAAAGGAAGGCAAACTACAATCATCAAGTATTTTTTTTAATTTTTTTGCGGCACGTTGGACATATTTAAAAGATAAAGCATCTGCAGGATCCAAATCAAAAATCATTCGATCAGGTTTTTCAAGATTATCAATACGATTTAACCATACATGAGGAGTAATACAGCCTTGATTTGCCAAATATATCAACGTTGCAGGTTTATCAATCACAACATAGTTAACTATTCCACCTTCCTGTTTTGGTATAGCTACGCGAGTAATCCATGAAGGAAAATAATCACCTGCATCTTTTTGAAAAAAACCTTCATGATCTATACCGCTTGGAAATCGCTGCATTGATATCGGACGATTTTTAACATGAGGCAACATAATAGGAGCTATAAAATCATAATAACGTATTAAATCATTTTTTGTTATGGCTGATATACCAAACAATATTTTGTCGCTATTACTAATCTCAATAATGTAGCGACCACTCTTTAACTTCATTTTTTTTGAATTATTTTTTAGATCCAATCTTTTCTATCTCTTCTATTGTTTTACCTGAAATAACTGATTCTGGTTGTGAATTAACAGGATTACGACGCGCATCAGCGTATTCATCATCTTTTTTTATACATAACCATTTTTTTATCTTACTTATGCGAATAAGCGTATAACCTCCGTGTAATTTTTTACCCTTAAGATTGATATCTATATGTCCATTTTTATAACTATCAGCAAGAGAAATAGATGTACCATCTATTACGTTATTGATATGTTCAAAAGTTCCTCTATCCCAAACTATCACCGGGCCTGCACCATATGTACCTTCAGGTATAACTCCTTCAAAAGTTGCATACCACATCGGATGATCTGTTGTTTCAATAGCAAGACGTTTATCGTGAGGATCGGTTGATGGGCCTTTAGGAATAGCCCATGATTTAAGTACGCCGTCAATTTCTAATCTAAAATCATAGTGAAGATGAGTAGCGCTATGTTTTTGTATCACAAAAATGGGGTTAGTACTCTTTTTTTTTGTCATTAAATTCATAAATTCTAATCCAATAAAAATGGCTAATAGCGCTATTGCTTTTTTCAAAAATTACCCATTCCTCTATTTCTATCTATTTTTAATATGAACAGATTGTTATACGCTTCTCAAGAATTAGCAGTATAAATCTATTTGAGAACTATAAAAAAATAACTTTATAAATAGATAGGTATAAATAAATTCACTATAAGGTTCGCCTGTATAGCAGAAATTTAGAAGTTTTCAAATGCTGCCAAAAACTATATACACTATTCATTTTCATTTTAAATAACTCAAACTTTCATATTATAGTGGCATGATATATACTTTTTTAACATCTTTATTAATGTTCGATTATTATTTTTCCTTCATGTCAATAGTTACGGTTATGCCGCGCCATATTCACGTAGTAGTAGTTCAACAGAAGAATATTTATATTTTATCGCAATATGTAATGCCGTTTCATATTCACCATCAAGAAAGCGATCAACCACTGCCCCTTCATCCAATAATGTTCGCACAATCTGTATATTATTTTTTTCAACAGCTGCAATTAATGGTGTTTTTCCATTACTTACATAATTAACATCTGCTTGTGCATGATGAACTAACAATGAAATCAAATCACTATTTTTTTCATGTTCAATAACATACCACAATAACGAACAAGCCTTAATTGGAGAAAGACGAATTTTTTTACTGAATAACATTTCCACAGACATAGAGTCATTATCCTTAATCGCAGCAGTTAATGCTTCATCAATACAATGCGATAACAAATTATGAGGTGGTGTATTTTTTTGACGATCTTTTCCCCATGCAATAAATAAAGCTATCATATCCGCATATTTGCCTCTCGCTAATAAAAGTAAAAGAGGAGTTTTAGCATAAAGAATAGGATATTTAATGACAAGATCGAAAAAATCATATTGTTCAGCTTTTTTTTCACCACATCGTGCAATAAGACCATAAATAATATATATTTTTTCTTCGCATGATAAACATATATCATTATCTGTTATCATTTTTTCAACAAAATCATACGCAAAACGATATTTAAATTGACTTATAACTTTAATAATAAGTTCAGTGTCATGAGCAAGAAATAATGAGCTCATAGATTCGTACATTTGATCCAAAGAAAGATGCCCCATATTATCTATTTTAAAATTTGAGAGATCAATATGCGTTGCGATGAGTATATTCTTTTTATTATTATTCAAAAAAAATATACTCACACTAAAAAATCCCAAAATAATAAATAATCGCAACACTCCCGTCTGCCTATTTTCCATTGCACTCTCCCTTATCTCACCACAAAAAAACTCTCTTCGCCTCCATATAACAACAGTGTAATAATCAAAAATATAAAAAATCAACAAAATTGTAAGTGCTATTTGAATACATTTGTTGTAATATTTTACTAAAGAAGTGAACGAACAAAACCAGCAGCAAGAGATGTTGCTTGAACAGCTCGCACAACAGTAGGAGTAAGAGCACAAAAAATAAATTTATGTGCTTCTACTATTTTTTTTTCTTCCCAACTTAAATCTCCCTCTGGCCCTATAAGCAACACACTAACACTGGGCTTATTACTATGCATCATGTGCATTACATCAAAAAACTTTCTACCTGCAGGGTCAAAGAAAATTTTTATTGAATTCTCTTCTTCGCTATATTTTTGTAATGCTTCAACTAAAGGAATAGGTGCTTTTAATGTAGGGTACGCAAAATTTTTTGACTGTTCTGCTGCAGCAATTAATATTTTATCTGCTCTTTCACTATCTCGATACGCAGACCATTGATATACTGTTTTTTGTGTAGAAATTAATTGTATATCATTTACACCAATTTCTGCTAATGCATACAAAGCTGATTCAAGATCATCTCGCTTTAATAGTGGTAACAAAAAAGTAATTTTAGGGCGCAAGACTATAGTCGATTGTGCTGATTTAATCAGTATGTGTATCTGTTTTTTACCAACAAATGCTTTAACAATCGCAATTATATACATAGTTCGATCAAAAAAAATACATTGATCTCCACTACATAGTCTCAAAACATTCATCATTCGATTACACAGTTTTTCATCCACTACTATAATATTATTATCAGGGTAGTTTTTCTGTACCAATAAAGATAATGATTCTATAAAAAAAGCAAATTCATGTCTTTCCTTATTCATTTCTCGTATATTCTTCATGCAAGTCATTTTCTTCTTTTATATTTTTATGCTTTTGGTTCGCAGATAAACCATGCACTAATAATACCCTTTATTTTTCTACAATAACCATTAATCCATTCTCGTAGAATAATATAACGTACTAACGCAGAACCTAATATTTCCGTTAATAATGCTTTTGCCGCAGATATTTTTGGTGGCTGAACATCATCACAAACATGCTGATCATATTCATCAAGACAGCTTTCATCATTATTATGCCCATACTCATCCATTTGACTAGCATCAAGAAAGCAATTTTTAGAATTATTGTTTTTTGTCTGTAATTCTGGATAATAAACCGACGCTTTATTTTGAGAGCTTACCAAAGTTATTATTAATACTATTATCATCTTTTTCATAAAAATTCCTTTTTCATTAATAAAAAATTATCATTATAATGATAATAATAAGGGATCTCAAAAATTAAAAGAAGCTCTTTTTTTACAAAGAGCTTTTTTGTATACATTAATAATAAAATTAATTGTTAGTATACGGTAGAAATTAATTTAGAAGTCACTAGGATCATCTTCATTTATATTGTCAAATGACAATGATCGGCAAGCTGTAGGCTTTTGTTCCATATGTTTTTTACGTAAAGGTACGTATTTTTTTTTAGTAGATATACGCTTAGAAAAGAAATCTCCTAAATCCGAATGCTGGGTTATATAACATAGATTTCTTACACTTTGTAATTCAAAGTTCATTTGTTGAAGTAACTGACCATCGTTATTATAAGCATTAGAATTATTCATAGCGTTAATATAAAAGTTCGTAAGTTTTTTTAGTTCTTTTCTAGGAACTATAATAACAACATTCTTTTCATAACCTTCAGGAGCAAAGAGATGTCGTACATCCATTCCAAAAGTATTGTTCGCAACCAGAAAAAGCAGACAAACTGCTACAGAATTTATAGTTATATTCATAATTTAGTAATTCCACCCATTTAAAAATTGATTATTATTATTACTTACTTAACAAACGATGATATCGATTACATTCAGTTATTGTATAGTAAATTACAAATATTTCAATAAATATAACGTATATTGCAAAAAAAATATTATTTACTTTACCTACATATTGAGCAAAGATTATTTTTTTGATACTCTGGCAAATAATAATGTACCTTTACCTTTATAATATTATAGGGATTACAATGATCTCACAGATAATTGCTAAAATCGTCGGCACTAATAACGAACGTCAATTAAAAAGGATAATCCCTATCGTTGATAAAATTAATTCACTAGAAATATCCATCCGTTCATTAACTGATGAACAACTTGCCCATAAAACTATTGAATTTAAATCTCAATTGGCTGCCGGAAAAAAACTCGATGATATTTTACCAGAAGCATTTGCGGTTGTACGTGAAGCATCATATCGAACTCTAGGCCAACGTCATTTTGATGTACAATTAATAGGTGGTATAGTACTTCATCAGGGAAAAATCTCTGAAATGAAAACGGGTGAAGGTAAAACACTTACCGCAACATTACCACTCTACCTAAATGCATTAACAGGAAATTGTGCACATTTAGTGACAGTTAACGATTATTTGGCTCGTCGCGACTCCGAATGGATGAGTCCTATTTATACATTTCTTGGTCTTGAAGTTACCTGCTTACAAAATTCAATGTCCGATGCTGAACGACAAGAAGCTTATAACGCCGACATTCTCTATGCAACTAATAATGAGCTGGGTTTTGATTATTTGCGAGATAATATGAAATTCCGTAAAGATGATTTAGTACAACGCAAGCTCTCATTTGCCATTGTTGATGAGGTAGACTCTATCTTAATTGATGAAGCACGAACACCGCTCATTATTTCAGGTTCGGCCGAAGAAGTAGGTACAT
It encodes:
- the smpB gene encoding SsrA-binding protein SmpB is translated as MKLIAQNKKAYHDYDISEKIEAGIVLTGDEVKSLRAGQVSLIGSFAAIRNGEMTLVNCRIAPYAKAYIKDEEAAIRSRILLLHKRQILRLLGEIAQKGVTVVPLSIYFTDKSKIKLELGIAKHKKAPSKKKELKERDIKRETDRALKANR
- a CDS encoding DNA polymerase ligase N-terminal domain-containing protein, producing MKKAIALLAIFIGLEFMNLMTKKKSTNPIFVIQKHSATHLHYDFRLEIDGVLKSWAIPKGPSTDPHDKRLAIETTDHPMWYATFEGVIPEGTYGAGPVIVWDRGTFEHINNVIDGTSISLADSYKNGHIDINLKGKKLHGGYTLIRISKIKKWLCIKKDDEYADARRNPVNSQPESVISGKTIEEIEKIGSKK
- a CDS encoding transaldolase family protein, producing the protein MKIFLDTANTEFIQQWAQTGLIDGVTTNPTHLSKEGNDPTKVVLAICEFLPLGVISVEVVETEPEDVYMQAHKIAALSENIVVKIPCHARYYHIIKKLVAEGISLNITLLFSLAQGLMMAKLGVDYISPFIGRLDDHGENGLGLVKQLRHMLDWYGFETQLLAASIRDVTHFEQVIVAGADIATVPIAVFEQSVKHELTDKGMVQFLADWNKLNITHFP
- the tsaD gene encoding tRNA (adenosine(37)-N6)-threonylcarbamoyltransferase complex transferase subunit TsaD; this translates as MAMKLPIVTLGIETSCDETAAAIYHSERGLISSTLYSQIDLHKNFGGVVPELASRSQLEKISPIVYEAIQRAQITLDDIDVVAVTNKPGLPGSLLVGICFAKALAWSKNKKLIGINHLEGHAFSACIEYDIPFPYLCLTASGGHTSLYLIKNFGDYQVLGETQDDAAGEAFDKIAKLMNLPYPGGPVIERLAREVDFKDFYYYPRSRHKTLDFSFSGLKTAVLYDLVKKNAYSLSTKTFLQGENEQFKKEVASSLLVCIADIFEQKLGLALQAYPYVKAITFVGGVACNKYIVERLRVFSVAHAIPFFHPSRDYCTDNAAMIAFVGNYKAQQGLFADFTLDINE
- the ligD gene encoding non-homologous end-joining DNA ligase is translated as MKLKSGRYIIEISNSDKILFGISAITKNDLIRYYDFIAPIMLPHVKNRPISMQRFPSGIDHEGFFQKDAGDYFPSWITRVAIPKQEGGIVNYVVIDKPATLIYLANQGCITPHVWLNRIDNLEKPDRMIFDLDPADALSFKYVQRAAKKLKKILDDCSLPSFCMLTGSRGAHIVVPLKRVHTFDDTRDFAYNVAFLLAQYYPDLVTIDIHKSDRGNRVFIDWLRNGFGSTVVAPYAVRAREKAPVAMPVTWQELLSSGMSSQKYTIANVKNRISTIGDVWHDIQQHIVILKKARDKINTMLE
- a CDS encoding RsmE family RNA methyltransferase: MKNIREMNKERHEFAFFIESLSLLVQKNYPDNNIIVVDEKLCNRMMNVLRLCSGDQCIFFDRTMYIIAIVKAFVGKKQIHILIKSAQSTIVLRPKITFLLPLLKRDDLESALYALAEIGVNDIQLISTQKTVYQWSAYRDSERADKILIAAAEQSKNFAYPTLKAPIPLVEALQKYSEEENSIKIFFDPAGRKFFDVMHMMHSNKPSVSVLLIGPEGDLSWEEKKIVEAHKFIFCALTPTVVRAVQATSLAAGFVRSLL
- a CDS encoding vitamin K epoxide reductase family protein, yielding MIIIIGIIGLVISVYGIFVERKLKQDINYKAACDISDKISCTRPLLSSYAAMLGISNIWASALYYCAIIIMAILQLKTMLFITSCAGVIVSVIFAYILYFKIRSFCLICTSLYIVNIALLTVSYFS
- a CDS encoding glycosyltransferase, whose protein sequence is MRIFFVTNSYTPYSGGVISSIIATTDALRSQGHEVFIITLDFLDTHQHNDPDYVIRVTCPIKFMYKKNHMAIPWRPMRAIIELCKKYCPDIIHVHHPFLLGVSALHAARSYGIPCIFTYHTLYEQYAHYIPLPKVCIKPLIQLTVVRFCKLVDGIIAPSSAVKKFLSEQRITTPIIVIPSALRSVFFTQDKVNDSLYTKKPYELLVVSRFVPEKNIPFVFDVFKLLPEEFNLTLVGYGIDYKKIKQYAFDIVCLSPDRVRFIHKPPIDDLLLLYRNADFFIFPSQTDTQGIVLAEAMSQGLPVIALDGPGQQDIIINGVNGFIVTDEQHAAITIINTLSNPTLYHQLREGACTTAQKYHSHNIIKKIINFYQDILY
- a CDS encoding ankyrin repeat domain-containing protein — its product is MENRQTGVLRLFIILGFFSVSIFFLNNNKKNILIATHIDLSNFKIDNMGHLSLDQMYESMSSLFLAHDTELIIKVISQFKYRFAYDFVEKMITDNDICLSCEEKIYIIYGLIARCGEKKAEQYDFFDLVIKYPILYAKTPLLLLLARGKYADMIALFIAWGKDRQKNTPPHNLLSHCIDEALTAAIKDNDSMSVEMLFSKKIRLSPIKACSLLWYVIEHEKNSDLISLLVHHAQADVNYVSNGKTPLIAAVEKNNIQIVRTLLDEGAVVDRFLDGEYETALHIAIKYKYSSVELLLREYGAA
- a CDS encoding DUF2062 domain-containing protein, translating into MIFTKLKLLAERLVAQEQSPHKLALTCALGVFVGISPLIGLHTIMTLLFGWIFALNIPTIFAISVLINNPWTMVPVYSIDHFFGRWLFSTLNIDYVNLDPTWIESCNLFLKEHTGVTGLSLSAFLIGGNVLALAVSCILYPCMKRMFTIYLSQKLLPTR